One window of the Chanodichthys erythropterus isolate Z2021 chromosome 2, ASM2448905v1, whole genome shotgun sequence genome contains the following:
- the pnisr gene encoding arginine/serine-rich protein PNISR, which produces MWDQGGQPWPQWPLGSQQQWMQSFQHQQDPGQVDWAALAQAWIAQKESTGGVADPPGIQPNGQEMQNMEPPAHNNHGAFPGDPNFGRGWQPEWGMHGQPPPHPPEQAWIPPGQGPMDVVNPSEDSNSQDSLEFPGDPHHGGFPQNSHGFGGQPEPYPIGPVGVNQFDYQHGAAPTGAAYGPPSTGFHAPYWPDGPQNRRDRLPGFRPERPRSPNQMGIKPEAPTLDAVKRRTLPAWIREGLEKMDREKQKKLEKERMEKERAEMAINERNSDMVEEEGDGPRLPRKSKFDSDDEDGEDGAGEDGESERRRLEFGGRSSPPIQEDQSEPEMTEEEKEIQLMLMTKTLLTEVLLEVTNEEIFLVAKETHRKATKAPAKQLAQSNALASLTGLGGLGEYGSDESEDEERSAKGSDSSDTDDEELQHRIRQKQDAFRRKEREEQQQLQERLALEAQTIKGDVASDRMSRERAGYEEQTESKHKQEVREREAEPTVERRRSRSEPEVSEVKRVSKEHTGRNGGSASPSPSERHSRTSSSSSSSSRSSSSSSSSSRSSSRSSSPRRKRRRSRSASRGTRRRSRSRSSRRHHSERDKGRDRRRSSRTHSPERSSRHRKRSHSRQRRSSRGRRSRSKASRSRSRERRRSRDRRRSRSRSTSRNRRKQKASSKDRDRDRRKERSRSHEKEKKKKEKELDKKRDKQKGKEKESEGSSVRDEEDNGKSRRKKESERTDSHSERFSRQDSKSSKKGSAKASKKYSDSESSRSRSPSPEVSKEKKSKKSKRSRSRSTERSHKSGKKASRKHKSKSRSRSTSPSRRKR; this is translated from the exons CCCATAATAACCATGGTGCCTTTCCAGGCGATCCCAATTTTGGCAGGGGTTGGCAACCAG AGTGGGGAATGCATGGCCAGCCTCCTCCTCACCCTCCAGAACAAGCATGGATTCCTCCTGGCCAAGGACCGATGGATGTTGTCAACCCGTCAGAAGACAGTAACAGTCAAGATAGTTTAGAATTTCCTGGAGACCCACACCATGGGGGCTTTCCTCAAAATAGTCATGGGTTTGGGGGTCAGCCTGAGCCTTACCCTATTGGACCAGTTGGTGTCAATCAGTTTGATTATCAG CATGGAGCAGCTCCAACAGGGGCAGCATATGGGCCACCCTCCACCGGGTTTCATGCACCTTATTGGCCCGACGGACCTCAGAACAGAAGAGACCGGCTTCCTGGCTTCAGACCAGAACGGCCCAGATCCCCAAACCAGATGGGAATAAAACCAGAGGCGCCAACTCTTG ATGCTGTTAAACGGAGGACCTTGCCGGCATGGATTCGAGAAGGCCTGGAAAAGATGGACCGTGAGAAGCAGAAAAAGTTGGAGAAGGAGAGGATGGAGAAAGAGCGTGCTGAAATGGCAATTAATGAAAGGAATAGCGATATGGTAGAGGAGGAAGGTGATGGGCCTCGGTTGCCACGCAAGAGCAAATTT gacagtgatgatgaggaTGGTGAAGATGGTGCCGGTGAGGATGGCGAATCGGAGAGGAGGAGGCTGGAGTTCGGTGGTAGAAGTTCTCCTCCTATTCAGGAAGACCAAAGTGAACCAGAAATGACCGAAGAGGAGAAAGAGATTCAGCTG ATGTTGATGACTAAAACTCTTCTCACCGAAGTCCTCCTTGAAGTAACAAATGAGGAGATCTTCCTAGTGGCTAAAGAGACTCATCGCAAAGCCACCAAAG CTCCTGCAAAACAGCTGGCACAGTCAAATGCACTGGCTTCTCTGACCGGCCTTG GAGGGCTGGGTGAGTACGGCTCAGACGAGAGTGAGGATGAGGAGCGGAGCGCGAAGGGGTCGGATTCATCAGACACAGACGATGAGGAGCTGCAGCACCGCATCCGCCAGAAACAGGATGCCTTCCGTCGCAAAGAGAGGGAGGAGCAGCAGCAGCTGCAGGAGAGGCTGGCACTGGAGGCACAGACTATAAAAG GAGATGTGGCATCTGACAGAATGAGCAGAGAGAGGGCAGGTTATGAGGAGCAGACAGAGTCCAAACACAAACAGGAAGTTAGGGAAAGGGAGGCGGAGCCTACAGTAGAGCGACGCAGGTCGCGTAGTGAGCCTGAGGTCAGTGAGGTCAAGCGGGTGAGCAAAGAACACACAGGGCGTAATGGAGGAAGTGCCAGCCCCTCACCGAGTGAGCGACATAGCCGCACATCCAGCTCTAGCTCTTCCAGCAGCCGGTCCTCTTCgtcctcctcatcctcctctCGCAGCTCCTCCCGCTCCTCCTCTCCCAGAAGGAAAAGGCGACGCAGCCGCTCCGCCTCTCGTGGGACTCGCAGGCGCAGCCGAAGTCGCAGCTCTCGCAGGCATCACTCAGAGCGCGACAAGGGCAGAGACAGGAGGCGGAGCAGCCGCACACACAGCCCCGAGCGTTCCTCTCGTCACAGGAAGCGCAGCCATTCGCGGCAGCGCAGATCCAGCAGGGGCCGCAGGAGCAGGTCCAAAGCCAGTCGCAGCCGCAGCAGAGAGAGGCGGCGCAGCAGGGACCGCAGGCGCAGCCGGAGTCGCAGTACGAGCCGCAACAGGCGGAAACAGAAAGCCTCCAGCAAGGACAGGGACAGAGACAGGAGGAAAGAGAGAAGCCGGAGCCACGAaaaggagaagaaaaaaaaagagaaggaaTTAGATAAAAAGAGAGACAAACAGAAGGGCAAGGAGAAAGAGAGCGAGGGCAGTTCAGTAAGGGACGAGGAAGACAATGGCAAATCGAGGCGGAAAAAAGAGAGCGAGAGGACTGACTCTCACAGTGAGAGATTTTCTCGGCAAGACAGCAAATCTAGCAAGAAAGGCTCCGCCAAAGCTAGCAAAAAGTATTCCGATTCAGAGTCCAGCAGGAGCAGGTCCCCTTCCCCTGAGGTtagcaaagaaaaaaagtctaagAAATCAAAACGTAGTCGATCAAGGTCAACGGAAAGATCTCACAAGTCTGGTAAGAAGGCAAGCCGCAAACACAAGTCTAAGTCACGATCAAG GTCCACGTCTCCCAGCCGTCGCAAGCGTTGA
- the coq3 gene encoding ubiquinone biosynthesis O-methyltransferase, mitochondrial, with protein sequence MYSKKFARLAFGLLAESTFICRLTRNVSSKVKPLRSLCSWTVCQHHRQKNQLSNGLTCLNVRTVSHTTLDPAEVRKFQAMASKWWDLQGDFSALHSMNDLRVPFIRDNLLNVHGVWQLGKPLTGLRILDVGCGGGVLSEPLGRLGADVLGIDPVEDSVRTAELHSSYDPELRERVRYQACTLEDLAEEEVEGFHAVVASEVVEHLADLDAFANCCYQVLKPGGSLFITTINKTNLSYVFGIVAAEQLLRILPIGTHDWEKFISPEDLERLLESFGFYVEAIRGMMYNPLTGAWSWQQSTAINYALHAVKRKEEPQPDRVWAESENLDEPGQAKSYS encoded by the exons ATGTACTCCAAGAAATTTGCACGATTAGCTTTTGGGCTGTTAGCAGAATCGACGTTTATATGTCGGTTAACCCGAAATGTGTCCTCTAAAGTGAAACCATTGCGGTCTCTGTGCAGCTGGACGGTGTGTCAGCATCACCGACAGAAGAATCAGCTGTCAAACGG ATTGACCTGTCTAAATGTCCGCACGGTTTCACACACTACTCTTGACCCCGCCGAGGTACGGAAGTTTCAGGCCATGGCGAGCAAATGGTGGGACTTGCAGGGAGATTTTTCAGCCCTGCACTCCATGAATGACCTGAGAGTGCCTTTCATAAG GGATAATTTGTTGAATGTGCACGGCGTCTGGCAGTTGGGCAAACCTCTGACTGGGCTCAGAATACTGGACGTCGGCTGTGGTGGAGGCGTGCTGAGTGAG CCACTAGGGAGGCTAGGAGCAGATGTCCTGGGAATTGACCCAGTGGAGGACAGTGTGCGGACTGCAGAGCTGCACAGCTCCTACGATCCCGAATTGCGGGAGAGAGTTCGCTATCAGGCCTGCACCCTGGAAGACCTCGCTGAGGAGGAAGTAGAGGGGTTTCATGCCGTAGTGGCATCTGAGGTGGTGGAACATCTGGCCGACCTGGACGCCTTTGCCAACTGCTGCTATCAGGTGTTGAAG CCTGGTGGCTCTCTTTTCATCACCACTATTAACAAAACCAACTTGTCCTACGTTTTTGGGATTGTGGCAGCAGAGCAGCTGTTAAGGATTTTACCGATTGGCACTCATGACTGGGAGAAATTCATCAGCCCAGAGGATCTGGAACGACTGCTGGAGTCTT TTGGTTTCTACGTGGAGGCTATCAGAGGCATGATGTACAATCCTCTCACAGGAGCGTGGAGCTGGCAGCAGAGCACTGCTATCAACTATGCTTTGCATGCAGTCAAACGCAAAGAAGAGCCCCAGCCTGACCGGGTCTGGGCTGAGAGTGAGAATCTGGATGAGCCAGGTCAAGCCAAAAGTTACAGTTGA
- the faxcb gene encoding failed axon connections homolog yields the protein MYWVAGFASSRSFVVDLGRNQSPSFGLCGSDERHLFYGYIVAVPVQDFGGIMSGLVSDSWWRKTLYITGGALLAAAAYLLHELLSIRKEQELDSKDAIILHQFSRPKNGVPSLSPFCLKLETYLRMVDLPYQNYFDGSLSSQGKMPWVEYNYEQVCGTEFIIDFLEEKLGVSLNKSLSAQEQAVARAITTMVEEHFYWTLAYCQWVDNVQETQRMLDLPGPLSDLLKWILCQLTGGIVKREMYCHGIGCFTKEEVYTLMEKDMRTLATLLGDKKYIMGPKLSSVDATVFGHLAQAMWTLPGTRPEQLIKGELINLAMYCERIRRKFWPEWFVDLEDFCYDSDNDSSGTPTCLMDLGLFSRTDTLEESDLSLPSHSNTHSHDSDHSGRSLSDSDIEIDGSDVEQVKG from the exons atgtACTGGGTTGCTGGTTTCGCCTCCTCCCGGTCGTTCGTGGTTGATCTCGGCCGGAATCAGAGCCCGTCCTTCGGGTTGTGTGGCTCTGATGAGCGTCACTTATTTTATGGGTACATAGTTGCCGTCCCCGTGCAGGATTTCGGCGGGATCATGTCGGGATTGGTATCGGATTCCTGGTGGAGGAAGACGCTTTACATCACCGGAGGTGCCCTGTTGGCTGCGGCTGCGTATCTACTGCACGAGCTGCTCTCCATCAG GAAGGAGCAGGAGTTGGATTCTAAAGACGCCATCATCCTTCACCAGTTCTCCAGGCCAAAAAACGGGGTGCCAAGCCTGTCACCTTTCTGCCTGAAATTGGAGACATATCTGCGCATGGTTGATCTGCCCTATCAA AATTACTTTGACGGAAGCCTCTCTTCCCAGGGCAAGATGCCTTGGGTTGAGTATAACTACGAGCAGGTATGCGGAACTGAATTTATAATTGACTTCCTGGAGGAGAAACTTGGTGTGAGCTTGAACAAGAGTCTGAGCGCTCAGGAGCAGGCAGTAGCGCGGGCCATCACCACGATGGTGGAGGAACACTTTTACTG GACCCTTGCATACTGTCAGTGGGTGGATAATGTTCAGGAGACTCAGAGGATGCTGGACCTTCCCGGACCCCTCAGTGACCTGCTCAAATGGATCCTGTGTCAGCTGACTGGTGGGATTGTAAAGAGGGAGATGTACTGTCATGGCATTGGCTGCTTCACTAAAGAGGAGGTTTACACCCTCATGGAGAAGGACATGCGCACACTGGCCACACTGCTAG GGGATAAGAAGTACATCATGGGTCCGAAGCTGTCCAGTGTGGATGCCACAGTGTTCGGTCACCTTGCACAAGCCATGTGGACACTGCCTGGCACACGGCCCGAGCAGCTCATTAAAG GAGAACTGATCAACCTCGCCATGTACTGTGAGCGCATACGGAGGAAGTTCTGGCCCGAGTGGTTTGTGGACTTAGAGGACTTCTGTTATGATAGCGACAATGACAGTAGCGGGACGCCCACCTGCCTGATGGACCTTGGTCTCTTTTCCAGGACCGACACTTTAGAGGAGAGCGATCTAAGCCTGCCTTCGCATAGTAACACACACTCTCATGACTCAGACCACTCTGGACGCTCGCTCTCAGACTCGGACATTGAAATAGATGGCTCAGATGTGGAGCAGGTCAAGGGTTAA